The Enterobacter kobei genome has a segment encoding these proteins:
- the narJ gene encoding nitrate reductase molybdenum cofactor assembly chaperone, with translation MIELVIVSRLLEYPDAALAQHQQELFDALASSENLDKEDAQTLGVFLRDLLSRDLLDAQADYSQLFDRGRATSLLLFEHVHGESRDRGQAMVDLMAQYEQHGLMLDSRELPDHLPLYLEYLAQLPKDEALGGLQDIAPILALLSARLQQRQSRYAVLFDLLMKLANAAVDSEKVAEKIADEARDDTPQALDAVWEEEQVKFFADQSCGESEISAHQRRFAGAVAPQYLDISNGGRH, from the coding sequence ATGATTGAACTCGTCATTGTTTCGCGTCTGCTCGAGTATCCGGATGCTGCGCTTGCGCAGCATCAGCAGGAGCTTTTTGATGCACTCGCGTCATCTGAAAACCTGGATAAAGAGGATGCCCAGACGCTGGGCGTTTTCCTCCGCGACCTGTTATCGCGCGATCTGCTCGACGCGCAGGCGGACTACAGCCAGCTGTTTGACCGTGGCCGTGCAACGTCGTTACTGCTGTTCGAACACGTTCATGGTGAATCCCGCGACCGGGGTCAGGCGATGGTGGACCTGATGGCTCAGTACGAGCAGCACGGCCTGATGCTCGACAGCCGCGAGCTGCCGGACCATCTGCCGCTGTACCTGGAGTATCTGGCTCAACTGCCGAAAGACGAGGCGCTGGGCGGTCTGCAGGACATCGCGCCGATCCTGGCATTGCTCAGCGCGCGTCTTCAGCAGCGTCAGAGCCGCTATGCGGTGCTGTTCGACCTGCTGATGAAGCTTGCAAACGCCGCTGTCGACAGTGAAAAAGTGGCGGAGAAAATCGCGGATGAAGCCCGCGATGATACCCCGCAAGCGCTGGATGCGGTCTGGGAGGAAGAGCAGGTGAAATTCTTTGCTGACCAGAGCTGCGGCGAGTCTGAAATCTCCGCTCACCAGCGTCGTTTTGCCGGGGCGGTCGCTCCGCAATATTTGGATATCTCTAACGGAGGACGGCACTAA
- the narH gene encoding nitrate reductase subunit beta: MKIRSQVGMVLNLDKCIGCHTCSVTCKNVWTSREGMEYAWFNNVESKPGTGFPTDWENQEKWKGGWIRKINGKLQPRMGNRAMLLGKIFANPHLPGIEDYYEPFDYDYQNLHNAPESKHQPIARPRSLITGKRMDKITSGPNWEEILGGEFEKRAKDQNFENMQKAMYGQFENTFMMYLPRLCEHCLNPACVATCPSGAIYKREEDGIVLIDQDKCRGWRMCITGCPYKKIYFNWKSGKSEKCIFCYPRIEAGMPTVCSESCVGRIRYLGVLLYDADAIENAASTENEKDLYQRQLDVFLDPNDPKVIEQALKDGIPQSVIDAAQQSPVYKMAMDWKLALPLHPEYRTLPMVWYVPPLSPIQSAADAGELGSNGILPDVESLRIPVQYLANLLTAGDTQPVLLALKRMLAMRHFKRAETVDGVNDTRALDEVGLTEAQAQEMYRYLAIANYEDRFVVPSSHRELAREAFPEKNGCGFSFGDGCHGSDSKFNLFNSRRIDAMDVTSKTEPHQ, translated from the coding sequence ATGAAAATTCGTTCACAAGTCGGCATGGTGCTGAATCTGGATAAATGCATCGGCTGTCACACCTGCTCGGTCACCTGTAAAAACGTCTGGACCAGCCGTGAAGGTATGGAGTACGCCTGGTTCAACAACGTGGAAAGCAAGCCGGGTACCGGCTTCCCGACCGACTGGGAAAACCAGGAGAAGTGGAAGGGCGGTTGGATCCGTAAAATCAACGGCAAGCTGCAGCCGCGCATGGGTAACCGCGCGATGCTTCTGGGAAAAATCTTCGCTAACCCGCATCTGCCGGGCATTGAGGATTACTACGAGCCGTTTGACTATGACTACCAGAACCTGCACAACGCGCCAGAAAGCAAACACCAGCCGATCGCGCGTCCTCGCTCGCTGATCACCGGCAAGCGCATGGACAAAATTACCAGCGGTCCAAACTGGGAGGAGATTCTGGGCGGCGAGTTCGAAAAACGCGCCAAAGACCAGAACTTCGAGAACATGCAGAAGGCGATGTACGGCCAGTTCGAAAACACCTTCATGATGTATCTGCCGCGCCTTTGCGAGCACTGCCTGAACCCGGCGTGCGTGGCGACCTGCCCAAGCGGCGCCATCTACAAGCGTGAAGAGGACGGCATCGTTCTGATCGACCAGGACAAATGCCGCGGCTGGCGTATGTGCATCACCGGCTGCCCGTACAAAAAAATCTACTTCAACTGGAAGAGCGGGAAATCAGAGAAGTGCATCTTCTGCTACCCGCGTATCGAAGCCGGTATGCCAACCGTCTGCTCCGAAAGCTGCGTAGGCCGTATCCGCTACCTCGGCGTGCTGCTGTATGACGCAGACGCGATTGAAAATGCCGCGAGCACTGAGAACGAGAAAGATCTGTATCAGCGTCAGCTTGACGTGTTCCTTGACCCGAACGATCCGAAAGTCATTGAGCAGGCGCTGAAGGACGGTATTCCACAGAGCGTTATCGACGCGGCGCAACAGTCGCCGGTGTATAAAATGGCGATGGACTGGAAGCTGGCTCTGCCGCTTCATCCGGAATACCGCACGCTGCCGATGGTCTGGTACGTGCCGCCGCTGTCGCCAATCCAGTCTGCTGCCGATGCAGGCGAGCTGGGCAGCAACGGCATTCTGCCGGACGTCGAGAGCCTGCGTATCCCGGTTCAGTATCTGGCAAACCTGCTGACCGCAGGGGATACCCAGCCGGTACTGCTGGCGCTGAAACGTATGCTGGCGATGCGTCACTTTAAGCGTGCGGAAACCGTTGATGGCGTTAACGATACCCGCGCGCTGGACGAGGTCGGTCTGACTGAAGCACAGGCCCAGGAGATGTACCGCTACCTGGCAATTGCGAACTATGAAGACCGTTTCGTGGTGCCGAGCAGCCACCGTGAACTGGCTCGCGAGGCCTTCCCGGAGAAAAATGGCTGTGGCTTTAGTTTTGGCGACGGTTGCCATGGGTCAGACAGCAAATTCAACCTGTTTAACAGCCGCCGCATCGACGCCATGGATGTGACCAGCAAAACGGAGCCGCACCAATGA
- a CDS encoding nitrate reductase subunit alpha, with amino-acid sequence MSKFLDRFRYFKQKGETFADGHGQVLDTNRDWEDGYRQRWQHDKVVRSTHGVNCTGSCSWKIFVKNGLVTWEMQQTDYPRTRPDMPNHEPRGCPRGASYSWYLYSANRLKYPLMRKRLMKMWREAKVQHSDPVDAWASIIEDADKAKSFKQARGRGGFVRSSWKEVNELIAASNVYTVKTYGPDRVAGFSPIPAMSMVSYASGARYLSLIGGTCLSFYDWYCDLPPASPQTWGEQTDVPESADWYNSSYLIAWGSNVPQTRTPDAHFFTEVRYKGTKTVAITPDYAEIAKLCDLWLAPKQGTDAAMAMAMGHVMLREFHLDKPSQYFTDYVRRYTDMPMLVMLEERDGYYAAGRTLRAADLVDALGQENNPEWKTVAYNSNGELVAPNGSIGFRWGEKGKWNLEQRNGTTGEETELRLSMLGSQDEIAEVGFPYFGGEGSEHFNKVELKNVLMHKLPVKRLQLADGSTALVTTVYDLTMANYGLERGLNDENCATSYDDVKAYTPAWAEQITGVPRAQITRIAREFAENADKTHGRSMIIVGAGLNHWYHLDMNYRGLINMLIFCGCVGQSGGGWAHYVGQEKLRPQTGWQPLAFALDWQRPARHMNSTSYFYNHSSQWRYETVTAQELLSPMADKSRYSGHLIDFNVRAERMGWLPSAPQLGTNPLRIAEEAKKAGMSPVDYTVKSLKDGSIRFAAEQPENGKNHPRNLFIWRSNLLGSSGKGHEYMLKYLLGTENGIQGKDLGRQGGVKPEEVEWKDNGLDGKLDLVVTLDFRLSSTCLYSDIVLPTATWYEKDDMNTSDMHPFIHPLSAAVDPAWESKSDWDIYKDIAKKFSEVCVGHLGKETDVVTLPIQHDSAAELAQPLDVKDWKKGECDLIPGVTAPHIIPVERDYPATYERFTSIGPLMEKIGNGGKGIAWNTQSEMDLLRKLNYTKADGPAKGQPMLNTAIDAAEMILTLAPETNGHVAVKAWAALSEFTGRDHTHLATNKEEEKIRFRDIQAQPRKIISSPTWSGLEDEHVSYNAGYTNVHELIPWRTLSGRQSLYQDHQWMRDFGESLLVYRPPIDTRSVTAVMGAKSNGNPEKALNFLTPHQKWGIHSTYSDNLLMLTLSRGGPIVWMSETDAKDLGIEDNDWIEVFNSNGALTARAVVSQRVPAGMTMMYHAQERIVNLPGSEITEQRGGIHNSVTRITPKPTHMIGGYAQLAYGFNYYGTVGSNRDEFVVVRKMKNINWLDGEGNDQVQESVK; translated from the coding sequence ATGAGCAAATTTTTGGACCGGTTTCGCTACTTCAAACAGAAGGGTGAAACTTTTGCCGATGGGCACGGCCAGGTTCTGGATACCAACCGGGACTGGGAAGACGGTTACCGTCAACGCTGGCAGCATGACAAAGTTGTCCGTTCAACCCACGGCGTAAACTGCACTGGCTCATGTAGCTGGAAGATTTTCGTTAAAAACGGTCTGGTGACCTGGGAAATGCAGCAGACCGACTATCCGCGCACCCGCCCGGATATGCCGAACCACGAACCGCGCGGCTGCCCGCGTGGCGCCAGCTACTCCTGGTATCTCTATAGCGCTAACCGTCTGAAATACCCGCTGATGCGTAAGCGTCTGATGAAAATGTGGCGTGAAGCGAAAGTGCAGCACAGCGATCCGGTTGATGCCTGGGCGTCCATCATCGAAGATGCGGATAAAGCGAAAAGCTTTAAGCAGGCTCGCGGCCGCGGTGGCTTTGTTCGTTCCTCCTGGAAAGAGGTGAACGAGCTGATTGCCGCCTCTAACGTCTACACTGTCAAAACCTACGGCCCTGACCGCGTGGCAGGCTTCTCGCCGATCCCGGCGATGTCGATGGTCTCTTACGCCTCCGGCGCGCGCTATCTGTCACTGATCGGCGGCACCTGTCTGAGCTTCTACGACTGGTACTGCGACCTGCCGCCTGCGTCTCCGCAGACCTGGGGCGAGCAAACCGACGTGCCGGAATCTGCTGACTGGTACAACTCAAGCTACCTCATCGCCTGGGGCTCTAACGTTCCGCAGACCCGTACCCCGGACGCGCACTTCTTTACCGAAGTCCGCTACAAAGGGACCAAAACCGTTGCGATCACCCCGGACTACGCGGAAATTGCCAAACTGTGTGACCTGTGGCTGGCACCGAAACAGGGTACCGACGCCGCGATGGCGATGGCGATGGGCCACGTTATGCTGCGCGAATTCCACCTCGATAAACCAAGTCAGTATTTCACCGACTATGTACGTCGCTACACCGACATGCCGATGCTGGTGATGCTGGAAGAGCGTGATGGTTACTACGCCGCTGGCCGTACGCTGCGCGCCGCCGATCTGGTGGACGCGCTGGGCCAGGAAAATAACCCTGAATGGAAAACCGTTGCGTATAACAGCAACGGCGAGCTGGTGGCACCTAACGGCTCTATCGGCTTCCGCTGGGGTGAGAAGGGCAAGTGGAACCTCGAACAGCGTAACGGTACCACCGGTGAAGAGACGGAACTGCGTCTCAGCATGCTGGGCAGCCAGGACGAGATCGCCGAGGTCGGCTTCCCGTACTTTGGAGGCGAAGGATCAGAGCACTTCAACAAGGTTGAACTGAAAAATGTTCTGATGCATAAACTGCCGGTTAAACGCCTGCAGCTGGCTGATGGCTCAACGGCGCTCGTCACTACCGTTTACGATTTGACCATGGCGAACTACGGTCTGGAACGGGGTCTGAATGATGAAAACTGCGCAACCAGCTATGACGACGTAAAAGCCTACACCCCGGCATGGGCGGAGCAGATCACCGGCGTTCCTCGCGCACAGATTACCCGTATCGCCCGCGAATTTGCAGAAAACGCGGATAAGACGCACGGTCGCTCAATGATCATCGTCGGCGCGGGTCTGAACCACTGGTATCACCTCGATATGAACTATCGTGGCCTGATCAACATGCTGATCTTCTGCGGCTGTGTCGGTCAGAGCGGCGGCGGTTGGGCCCACTACGTAGGCCAGGAAAAACTGCGTCCGCAGACCGGCTGGCAGCCGCTGGCGTTTGCCCTTGACTGGCAGCGTCCTGCACGTCACATGAACAGTACCTCGTACTTCTATAACCACTCCAGCCAGTGGCGCTACGAGACGGTTACCGCGCAGGAATTGCTGTCGCCAATGGCGGATAAATCCCGCTACAGTGGCCACCTGATTGACTTCAACGTCCGTGCTGAGCGCATGGGCTGGCTGCCGTCTGCGCCGCAGCTGGGTACTAACCCGCTGCGCATCGCGGAAGAGGCGAAAAAAGCTGGAATGTCACCGGTGGATTACACCGTTAAGTCCCTGAAAGACGGCTCAATCCGTTTCGCGGCTGAACAGCCTGAGAACGGCAAAAACCATCCGCGTAACCTGTTCATCTGGCGCTCCAACCTGCTGGGCTCGTCCGGTAAAGGTCACGAGTACATGCTGAAATACCTGCTCGGTACCGAGAACGGTATCCAGGGGAAAGATCTCGGCAGGCAGGGTGGCGTGAAGCCGGAAGAGGTGGAATGGAAAGACAACGGTCTGGACGGCAAGCTGGATCTGGTGGTGACCCTCGACTTCCGTCTGTCCAGTACCTGCCTGTATTCCGATATCGTGCTGCCAACCGCGACCTGGTACGAAAAAGACGACATGAATACCTCGGATATGCATCCGTTTATTCATCCACTGTCTGCCGCGGTTGACCCGGCGTGGGAGTCGAAAAGCGACTGGGATATCTACAAAGATATCGCGAAGAAATTCTCTGAAGTGTGCGTCGGGCATCTGGGCAAAGAGACCGACGTGGTGACGCTGCCAATCCAGCACGACTCTGCGGCCGAGCTGGCGCAGCCGCTGGACGTCAAAGACTGGAAAAAAGGCGAATGTGACCTGATCCCGGGCGTGACCGCGCCGCACATCATTCCGGTGGAGCGTGATTACCCGGCGACGTACGAGCGATTTACCTCTATCGGTCCGCTGATGGAGAAAATCGGTAACGGCGGGAAAGGGATTGCCTGGAATACCCAGAGCGAAATGGATCTGCTGCGTAAGCTCAATTACACCAAAGCGGACGGCCCGGCGAAAGGCCAGCCAATGCTGAACACGGCGATTGATGCCGCAGAGATGATCCTGACCCTGGCGCCGGAAACCAACGGCCACGTGGCGGTGAAGGCGTGGGCAGCGCTGAGCGAGTTTACCGGTCGTGACCACACGCATCTGGCAACGAATAAAGAGGAAGAGAAAATCCGCTTCCGCGATATTCAGGCCCAGCCGCGCAAGATTATCTCCAGCCCGACCTGGTCAGGACTTGAAGATGAGCATGTCTCCTATAACGCCGGTTACACCAACGTTCACGAGCTGATCCCATGGCGCACGCTGTCCGGTCGTCAGTCCCTGTATCAGGATCACCAGTGGATGCGTGACTTCGGTGAAAGCCTGCTGGTGTACCGTCCGCCAATCGACACCCGCTCCGTAACCGCAGTTATGGGCGCGAAATCCAACGGTAACCCTGAAAAGGCGCTGAACTTCCTGACGCCGCACCAGAAGTGGGGGATCCACTCGACCTATAGCGACAACCTGCTGATGCTGACGCTTTCGCGCGGCGGTCCGATTGTCTGGATGAGCGAGACGGATGCCAAAGATCTGGGTATTGAAGATAACGACTGGATCGAGGTGTTTAACAGCAACGGTGCCCTGACGGCGCGTGCGGTGGTGAGCCAGCGCGTACCGGCCGGGATGACCATGATGTACCACGCGCAGGAACGTATCGTTAACCTGCCGGGGTCAGAAATCACCGAACAGCGCGGCGGGATCCACAACTCCGTGACCCGTATTACGCCGAAGCCGACCCATATGATCGGGGGCTATGCACAGCTGGCCTACGGCTTTAACTACTACGGCACCGTAGGATCGAACCGCGATGAGTTCGTGGTGGTACGTAAGATGAAGAACATTAACTGGTTAGACGGTGAAGGTAATGACCAGGTACAGGAGAGCGTAAAATGA